One region of Edaphobacter bradus genomic DNA includes:
- a CDS encoding Rieske 2Fe-2S domain-containing protein, whose product MMRDLVQVNGVAGPPAELIFGDWYPALRVSGLRRGKMTRALLLGVPLVLGRKNDGKLFAMRDLCPHRGIPLSAGWFDGETVQCKYHGWKFEPCSGQCREIPSLTKHESLEPGKIYAGAYPCEERDGYAWVYLPEPGTGRAGEALPPVPELPKFSEKYRSAHLVADLPCNVDHGIIGLMDPAHGPFVHQAWWWRSKASIHEKEKTFEPIPQGFRMSSHAPSANSAPYKLLGVYGEPITTTIDFVLPNRRYETIRAGSKWFASLTTVTPVTPSTCRIDVIAAWNIFYRVPFVTSIATFFGARFVRQDQQTMIEQAEGLRFHPGLMLIDDADKPAKWYFALKQARMKGTGEHPLTGPVTLHWRS is encoded by the coding sequence ATGATGCGTGATCTGGTTCAAGTGAATGGTGTTGCCGGGCCTCCGGCGGAGCTGATCTTTGGGGACTGGTACCCGGCGCTGCGTGTGAGCGGGCTGCGAAGGGGGAAGATGACGCGCGCGTTGCTGCTGGGCGTTCCTCTGGTGCTGGGCAGGAAGAACGATGGGAAGCTGTTTGCGATGCGTGATCTCTGTCCGCATCGTGGGATTCCGCTGTCGGCGGGGTGGTTCGACGGCGAGACCGTGCAGTGCAAGTATCACGGCTGGAAGTTTGAGCCGTGCTCCGGGCAGTGCAGGGAGATTCCTTCGCTCACGAAACACGAGTCGCTGGAGCCGGGGAAGATCTACGCGGGCGCGTATCCGTGCGAGGAGCGCGATGGGTATGCGTGGGTGTACCTGCCTGAGCCGGGCACGGGACGCGCGGGCGAGGCGCTGCCTCCGGTGCCGGAGTTGCCTAAGTTCTCGGAGAAGTATCGCAGCGCGCACCTGGTGGCTGACCTGCCGTGCAACGTGGACCACGGGATCATCGGGCTGATGGACCCGGCGCATGGACCGTTTGTGCATCAGGCGTGGTGGTGGCGGAGCAAGGCGAGCATCCACGAGAAGGAGAAGACCTTCGAGCCGATCCCGCAGGGGTTCAGGATGTCGTCGCACGCTCCGAGCGCGAACTCGGCGCCGTACAAGCTGCTGGGCGTGTACGGCGAGCCGATTACAACGACGATCGACTTTGTGTTGCCGAACCGGCGTTATGAGACGATCCGGGCGGGAAGCAAGTGGTTCGCCAGCCTGACGACGGTGACTCCGGTGACGCCTTCGACGTGCAGGATCGATGTGATTGCGGCGTGGAACATCTTCTATCGCGTGCCATTTGTAACTTCCATCGCTACGTTTTTCGGCGCGCGTTTTGTCCGGCAGGACCAGCAGACGATGATCGAGCAAGCCGAGGGGCTGCGGTTTCATCCGGGGCTGATGTTGATCGACGACGCGGACAAGCCGGCGAAGTGGTACTTCGCGCTGAAGCAGGCGAGGATGAAGGGGACTGGCGAGCATCCGTTGACCGGGCCGGTGACGCTGCACTGGAGGAGCTGA
- a CDS encoding ArnT family glycosyltransferase, which yields MPLIRAYPRQSAVAQYTGHVPLTLTPTRRNRLILFALWLFFYCSFALLTPPLLDDADSVHAEVSREMLLRHDWTTLYANGIRYLEKAPLLYWSMAASFKLFGTETAAARLPLALTVLALAFAVELFAHRAFGSPEQSGSPEQPTSGHRAGLYAGLILLSSFGIFIFTRIAIPDAMVCLWLTLALLCYWLTEQQDQPQNQVPSSAPQNRVPQVSPLRPGFRRISGDSTAPPNRLLCFAFAACCALNVLTKGLIGIVFPIAIVAAHLLLIRGLRGAFARLLSFHPVTSTAIFLAIAAPWHYLIGLANPTQGSPGSITFSHGHWNVPLPSDGNVHGWFWFYFVNEHLLRYLNLRVPRDYDTVPLLLFWGLLLVWLMPWSAFVFHAVGRVPWRKGFMRVSLDPQQSTLLLLGIWAAVPLLFFSLSTRQEYYVLPALPALILLIAAWLNDEADEAESFSVPNPLTASGQRIAVVMLVFGSVAALAAGFFVIHTQPPSPNTDLASLLKQNPGDYALSFGHFLDLNAQAMGAFRTPLVLTAIGLFGGTLAAWLLRRDYRPHAANLALAAGAFVFLLAAHLGLRTFSPVLTSKQLADAIAPEIKRGDVIVIHGEYEAASTLGFYLRRNDIHIYEGRSSNLWYGSYFPDAPPIFEDTFSLSLKWTDDTRRVFLWQDLSEPLPKLPGKTYFIAQSGGKEILSNQPNPY from the coding sequence TTGCCTTTGATCCGTGCCTATCCGCGTCAATCCGCGGTCGCGCAATACACTGGTCACGTGCCTCTGACGCTCACCCCGACGCGCCGCAACCGCCTCATCCTCTTCGCCCTCTGGCTCTTCTTCTACTGCAGCTTCGCGCTGCTCACGCCGCCGCTGCTCGACGACGCCGATTCCGTCCACGCCGAGGTCTCCCGCGAGATGCTCCTCCGCCACGACTGGACCACCCTCTACGCCAACGGCATCCGCTACCTCGAGAAGGCCCCGCTCCTCTACTGGAGCATGGCCGCAAGCTTCAAACTGTTCGGCACCGAGACCGCCGCAGCGCGACTCCCACTCGCCCTCACCGTCCTCGCGCTCGCGTTCGCGGTGGAACTCTTCGCCCACCGGGCCTTCGGCAGCCCTGAGCAATCCGGCAGTCCTGAGCAACCGACCTCCGGCCACCGCGCTGGCCTCTACGCCGGCCTCATCCTCCTCTCCAGCTTCGGAATCTTCATCTTCACCCGCATCGCCATCCCCGACGCAATGGTGTGCCTCTGGCTCACCCTCGCCCTCCTCTGCTACTGGCTTACAGAACAGCAAGACCAGCCACAAAACCAGGTACCCTCCAGCGCGCCACAAAACCGGGTGCCCCAGGTCTCGCCTCTGAGACCTGGGTTTCGCAGAATATCCGGCGACTCCACCGCTCCCCCCAACCGCCTCCTCTGCTTCGCCTTTGCCGCCTGCTGCGCCCTCAACGTTCTCACCAAGGGGCTCATCGGCATCGTCTTCCCCATCGCCATCGTCGCCGCGCACCTTCTCCTCATCCGCGGCCTGCGCGGAGCGTTCGCACGCCTCCTCAGCTTCCATCCCGTCACCAGCACCGCCATCTTCTTAGCCATCGCCGCGCCGTGGCACTACCTCATCGGCCTCGCCAACCCCACGCAGGGAAGCCCCGGAAGCATCACCTTCTCCCACGGCCACTGGAACGTCCCACTCCCCAGCGACGGAAACGTCCACGGCTGGTTCTGGTTCTACTTCGTCAACGAACACCTCCTCCGCTACCTCAACCTCCGCGTCCCCCGCGACTACGACACCGTCCCGCTGCTCCTCTTCTGGGGACTCCTCCTCGTCTGGCTCATGCCCTGGAGCGCCTTTGTCTTCCACGCTGTCGGACGGGTTCCCTGGCGCAAGGGCTTCATGCGCGTCTCCCTTGATCCGCAGCAATCGACTCTCCTGCTTCTCGGCATATGGGCCGCCGTCCCGTTGCTCTTTTTCTCGCTCTCCACCCGCCAGGAGTACTACGTCCTCCCCGCGCTCCCCGCGCTCATCCTGCTCATCGCCGCGTGGCTCAACGACGAGGCCGACGAAGCCGAATCCTTCTCCGTCCCCAACCCTCTCACCGCCTCCGGGCAGCGCATCGCCGTCGTCATGCTCGTCTTCGGCTCCGTCGCCGCGCTCGCCGCCGGATTCTTCGTCATCCACACGCAACCCCCCAGCCCCAACACCGACCTCGCCAGCCTCCTCAAGCAGAACCCCGGCGACTACGCGCTCTCCTTCGGCCATTTCCTAGACCTCAACGCCCAGGCCATGGGAGCCTTTCGCACTCCACTCGTCCTCACCGCCATCGGGCTCTTTGGCGGAACGCTTGCCGCCTGGCTCCTGCGCCGCGACTACCGTCCCCACGCCGCCAACCTCGCCCTCGCCGCCGGAGCCTTCGTCTTCCTGCTCGCCGCGCACCTCGGCCTGCGGACCTTCTCCCCCGTCCTCACCTCAAAGCAGCTCGCCGACGCCATCGCGCCCGAGATCAAGCGCGGCGACGTCATCGTCATCCACGGCGAGTACGAGGCCGCCAGCACCCTCGGCTTCTACCTCCGCCGCAACGACATCCACATCTACGAGGGCCGCTCGTCCAACCTCTGGTACGGCAGCTACTTCCCCGACGCCCCGCCTATCTTCGAGGACACCTTCTCCCTCTCGCTCAAATGGACCGACGACACCCGCCGCGTCTTCCTCTGGCAGGACCTGAGCGAACCGCTCCCCAAACTCCCCGGCAAGACATACTTCATCGCGCAGAGCGGAGGCAAAGAGATTCTCAGCAACCAACCCAACCCCTACTGA
- a CDS encoding PEP-CTERM sorting domain-containing protein: MRKLIAFFAPVLFSITAFAQQTPFSVSITVDEQGNGLFTNSDKFSTGLNGTLQNDPGPGGLANVLTYSLLNPPSLVSGDVLLTEGEGFLDLIRFNASNGTLVFYSDNLDGFDSLGDTSGPPEGFYENSISIPEVGPEGNNFALYTPTEGQPGFVAGVDVNYKFISDNDSPVPEPSSLALMGTGLVGVAGVLRRRFCA, encoded by the coding sequence ATGAGAAAGTTGATTGCCTTTTTTGCGCCTGTCTTGTTCTCTATCACCGCATTTGCGCAGCAAACGCCCTTTTCGGTCAGTATCACCGTCGACGAGCAGGGTAATGGTCTTTTCACGAACTCAGACAAATTCAGCACTGGGCTGAACGGCACATTGCAGAATGATCCGGGACCGGGTGGTCTCGCAAATGTGCTGACCTACAGTCTGTTGAATCCGCCGAGCCTGGTTTCCGGAGACGTCCTTTTGACCGAGGGCGAGGGCTTTCTGGATTTGATCCGGTTCAATGCCTCCAACGGGACCCTGGTGTTTTATTCCGACAACCTCGACGGCTTTGACAGCCTTGGGGATACCTCCGGACCTCCTGAGGGGTTTTACGAAAATAGCATCAGCATTCCAGAGGTGGGACCCGAGGGCAACAACTTCGCGCTGTATACGCCGACTGAGGGGCAACCTGGCTTTGTTGCTGGAGTGGATGTGAACTACAAGTTCATCAGTGACAATGATTCGCCGGTGCCGGAGCCTTCGAGCCTGGCTCTCATGGGGACCGGTCTGGTTGGAGTTGCTGGCGTTCTGCGCCGGCGCTTCTGCGCGTAA
- a CDS encoding tetratricopeptide repeat protein produces the protein MWLTCRADAFQSGGLGSLTLEQRVARENQLIRAGERSGLDPLNLGRLWGHLASDYEDEAEFEKAEAAYNHALQLFEHLPAGAKDYVVALGNLGSLYLLTHRNDEAMRCRKRALAAREAMGDKLEIARGKELLAEVYLAEHKYKEARQTAEEAYDSMVALKDSNSSELVATLITLTYSSCMRGQCAYAVDRGREAKSLALSAPEADSLPLGEARMALGYAEWKAGMKDDPDAEMREGIRILRRWMTPGHPYVLGAMRQYSKYLNETHRTVEAKEVAEEEKRMNTAQQYTCANCTVSVYGLRVR, from the coding sequence TTGTGGCTTACATGTCGCGCGGATGCCTTTCAGTCAGGCGGGCTTGGGTCGCTGACGCTGGAACAGAGAGTTGCGCGTGAGAATCAGCTGATACGGGCTGGCGAGCGGTCAGGGCTCGATCCGCTTAACCTCGGGAGGCTATGGGGACATCTAGCCTCGGACTATGAAGATGAGGCGGAGTTTGAGAAGGCGGAGGCCGCGTATAACCATGCGCTGCAGCTCTTTGAGCACCTGCCGGCCGGAGCGAAGGACTATGTGGTGGCGCTGGGCAATCTCGGCTCGTTGTATCTGCTCACGCACAGGAACGACGAGGCGATGAGGTGCCGAAAGCGTGCGCTGGCGGCCCGCGAAGCGATGGGGGACAAGCTCGAGATTGCGCGAGGCAAGGAGCTTCTGGCGGAGGTGTATCTCGCCGAACACAAGTACAAAGAGGCGCGGCAGACGGCGGAAGAAGCCTACGACTCCATGGTTGCACTGAAGGACTCCAATAGCAGCGAACTTGTCGCGACGCTGATTACACTTACGTACTCCAGTTGCATGCGTGGGCAGTGCGCTTACGCGGTGGACCGAGGGCGGGAGGCGAAGTCGCTGGCTCTGAGTGCGCCCGAGGCTGATTCGTTGCCGCTTGGCGAAGCCCGGATGGCGCTGGGCTACGCGGAGTGGAAGGCAGGAATGAAGGATGATCCGGATGCGGAGATGCGCGAGGGAATTCGGATTCTCCGGAGATGGATGACGCCAGGGCATCCGTATGTGCTTGGAGCGATGAGGCAGTACAGCAAGTATCTGAATGAGACGCACCGCACGGTGGAGGCAAAAGAGGTTGCTGAGGAAGAAAAGAGGATGAATACGGCACAGCAGTACACGTGTGCCAACTGCACCGTGAGCGTGTATGGCCTGCGTGTGCGCTAA
- the hpnI gene encoding bacteriohopanetetrol glucosamine biosynthesis glycosyltransferase HpnI, whose product MVAVVVEGVTALLALAGGAYLVLALWGARDFNRAWRARDVNAGFAPDVSILKPVKGVDHRMFEGLESHCRQRYAGRFEIVFGVSSLDDPAVAEIERLREEFPECAIKLVECSERLGTSGKVSNLVQMLREASFEFVLINDSDIRVGPHYLTRVMAGFSDAKVGMVTAPYRGMTADRGATLWTKLEALGIATDFFPGVLAARWLEKGIRFGLGSTLAMRRESLAKAGGLEPLVEWLADDYEMGARIAAAGYRVELAPEVVETTVPAYAYRGFADHQLRWARSTRDSRKVGYLGLGITYALPWAMMTCVASGFALWSFTLLSVVALARVAVALSVGVGVLRDAQVLRDLWLLPVRDCFGLAFWLWSFAGDTVVWRGERFRLKDGQLSRVASEG is encoded by the coding sequence ATGGTGGCTGTTGTTGTTGAAGGGGTGACGGCGCTGCTGGCGCTGGCTGGCGGGGCCTACCTTGTGCTCGCTCTTTGGGGAGCGCGGGATTTCAATCGTGCGTGGCGCGCGCGTGATGTCAATGCGGGGTTTGCGCCGGATGTTTCGATCCTGAAGCCGGTGAAGGGTGTCGATCACCGGATGTTCGAGGGGCTGGAGAGCCACTGCAGGCAGAGGTATGCGGGGCGGTTCGAGATTGTGTTTGGGGTGAGCAGCCTGGATGATCCAGCCGTCGCGGAGATTGAGCGGCTGCGGGAGGAGTTTCCTGAGTGCGCGATCAAGCTGGTGGAGTGCAGCGAACGGCTGGGGACGAGCGGCAAGGTGAGCAACCTGGTGCAGATGCTGCGCGAGGCGAGCTTTGAGTTTGTGCTGATCAACGACAGCGATATTCGGGTGGGGCCGCATTATCTGACGCGAGTGATGGCGGGCTTCAGCGACGCGAAGGTGGGGATGGTGACGGCTCCGTACCGCGGGATGACGGCAGATCGTGGCGCGACGCTGTGGACGAAGCTGGAGGCGCTGGGGATCGCGACGGATTTCTTTCCGGGCGTGCTGGCGGCGCGGTGGCTGGAGAAGGGAATCCGCTTCGGCCTAGGGTCGACGCTGGCGATGCGGCGGGAGTCGCTGGCGAAGGCCGGGGGCCTCGAGCCTCTGGTGGAGTGGCTGGCCGACGACTACGAGATGGGTGCGCGAATTGCGGCGGCGGGGTATCGCGTGGAACTGGCTCCGGAGGTGGTGGAGACGACGGTGCCGGCGTATGCGTATCGAGGGTTTGCGGACCATCAGCTGCGGTGGGCGCGGTCGACGCGGGACTCGCGGAAGGTGGGATATCTAGGGCTTGGCATCACTTACGCACTGCCGTGGGCGATGATGACGTGCGTGGCGAGCGGGTTTGCGCTGTGGAGCTTTACGCTGTTGAGCGTGGTGGCTCTGGCGCGAGTGGCGGTGGCGTTGAGCGTCGGCGTGGGCGTGCTGCGGGATGCGCAAGTGCTGCGCGATCTGTGGCTTCTGCCGGTGCGGGACTGCTTCGGGCTCGCGTTCTGGCTGTGGAGCTTCGCGGGCGACACGGTGGTGTGGCGCGGCGAGCGGTTCCGGCTCAAGGACGGGCAGCTCAGCAGAGTTGCGAGCGAGGGCTGA
- a CDS encoding ABC transporter permease — protein sequence MNAGDQKEAVKMALDQLRANKLRSGLTILGIVIGVVTVIAISSVINGLNSNVSAWVATMGTNVLWVFRFPVIGVRPTTEMLTRKQLTMDDALAIAQLPHVVAVSPGLQYRNQQWGQGSVTAKYGTRKSENVSLEGDTPSVTTVYDFDIHQGRYFTEQDEERATDVVVLGHDTADDLFGGQENPIGKEITVDGRTFTVVGTLEKRRAPFGGGKNPDDNFAYFPVTTFHKLHPEVLDYWVSVKFDDQKNKATVIDEITELLRRRRKVRNEAEDNFAIFGSDSLTRLWQQITGSLFLLMFGLSAVGLMVGGVGVMNIMLVSVTERTREIGVRKAIGATKKVILAQFTLEAVALCALGGIIGILLGGALALGLRYILSSLVSPWWVIAAFLCSCTIGLVFGIYPAWKAANLNPIDALRYE from the coding sequence ATGAATGCTGGCGATCAGAAGGAAGCGGTGAAGATGGCGTTGGACCAACTGCGCGCCAACAAGCTGCGGTCGGGGCTGACAATTCTGGGGATTGTGATCGGCGTGGTGACGGTGATTGCGATCTCGTCGGTGATTAATGGGCTGAACTCGAACGTCTCCGCGTGGGTGGCGACGATGGGGACCAACGTGCTGTGGGTGTTTCGGTTCCCGGTGATTGGGGTGCGGCCGACGACTGAGATGCTGACGCGCAAGCAGCTGACTATGGACGATGCGCTGGCGATCGCGCAGCTTCCTCATGTGGTCGCGGTGTCTCCTGGATTGCAATACCGGAACCAGCAGTGGGGCCAAGGTTCGGTGACGGCGAAGTACGGAACGCGGAAGTCGGAGAATGTCTCGCTCGAGGGCGATACGCCTTCGGTGACAACGGTGTATGACTTTGACATTCATCAAGGGCGGTACTTCACCGAGCAGGATGAGGAGCGTGCGACCGACGTTGTGGTGCTGGGGCACGATACGGCCGATGACCTCTTCGGCGGTCAGGAGAACCCGATCGGCAAGGAGATAACGGTTGACGGCAGGACCTTTACGGTTGTCGGGACGCTGGAGAAGAGGAGGGCTCCGTTTGGCGGCGGAAAGAATCCTGACGACAACTTTGCGTACTTTCCGGTTACGACGTTTCACAAGCTGCATCCCGAGGTGCTGGATTACTGGGTCAGCGTGAAGTTTGACGATCAGAAGAACAAGGCCACGGTGATTGATGAGATTACAGAGCTGCTGCGGCGGAGGCGGAAGGTCCGGAATGAGGCGGAGGACAACTTTGCGATCTTTGGCTCGGACTCGCTGACGCGGCTGTGGCAGCAGATTACGGGAAGCTTGTTTCTGCTGATGTTTGGGCTCTCGGCCGTGGGGCTGATGGTGGGCGGCGTGGGCGTGATGAACATCATGCTGGTGAGCGTGACAGAGCGAACCCGTGAGATCGGCGTGAGGAAGGCGATCGGCGCGACTAAGAAGGTGATTCTGGCGCAGTTCACGCTGGAGGCCGTGGCGCTGTGCGCGCTGGGGGGGATCATCGGGATTCTGCTTGGTGGTGCGCTGGCGTTGGGGCTGAGGTACATCCTGTCGTCATTGGTGTCGCCGTGGTGGGTGATTGCGGCGTTCCTCTGCTCGTGCACGATCGGACTGGTGTTCGGGATATACCCGGCGTGGAAGGCGGCGAACCTGAACCCGATTGATGCGCTGCGGTATGAGTGA
- a CDS encoding ABC transporter permease, producing MEFKEALMIALQSLWANKLRTILTLLGVVIGVASVIAVVTLVNGANVYVASKVNKYGADVFTISKQPQILTNYNEYVKCLKRKNILLDDYRYLADNCKHCSQVGAQQTTLGKIVFGTQSSTDTVIRGQTYAMPEMQNLNVVQGRGFTPTDDEHASHVAIIGSDIQENLMKGDDPIGKEIRVDGSPYTVIGLGEKQGKTLGQSQDNWVAVPLSAFQKTYGTAKSVTIYAKAGGGEGALESATDEGRVLMRAIRHDAPGQEDSFTLETSDTFVGLWKNISSGFEAVAVAIAAISLVVGGIVIMNIMLVSVTERTREIGVRKALGARRGDILIQFLIESGTMALAGGAIGVIGGMVVAQVVTVLLGFPSTIAVWSIFAGLVVAASVGIFFGVYPARKAADLDPIVALRSEI from the coding sequence ATGGAATTCAAAGAAGCCTTGATGATTGCCCTGCAGTCGCTATGGGCGAATAAGTTGCGCACGATCCTCACGCTGCTGGGCGTGGTGATTGGGGTGGCCAGCGTCATTGCGGTCGTGACGCTGGTGAACGGGGCCAATGTGTATGTCGCCAGCAAGGTGAACAAGTACGGCGCGGATGTGTTCACTATCAGCAAGCAGCCGCAGATCCTCACCAACTACAACGAGTATGTGAAGTGCCTGAAGCGGAAGAACATTCTGCTGGACGATTACAGGTACCTGGCGGACAACTGCAAGCACTGCTCGCAGGTGGGCGCGCAGCAGACGACCTTGGGCAAGATCGTCTTCGGGACGCAGTCGAGCACAGATACGGTGATACGCGGCCAGACCTATGCGATGCCCGAGATGCAGAACCTGAACGTCGTGCAGGGGCGCGGCTTCACACCAACCGACGATGAACATGCGTCGCACGTGGCGATCATCGGGTCGGACATTCAGGAGAACCTGATGAAGGGCGACGACCCGATCGGCAAGGAGATTCGGGTGGACGGCTCGCCTTACACGGTGATCGGCCTTGGCGAGAAGCAGGGCAAGACGCTGGGGCAGAGCCAGGATAACTGGGTGGCGGTGCCGCTCTCGGCATTCCAGAAGACGTATGGCACGGCGAAGTCGGTGACGATTTATGCGAAGGCGGGTGGCGGCGAAGGCGCGCTGGAGAGCGCGACCGATGAGGGGAGGGTGCTGATGCGCGCGATCCGACACGACGCTCCGGGGCAGGAGGACAGCTTTACGCTGGAGACGAGCGACACGTTTGTGGGGCTGTGGAAGAACATCAGTTCGGGGTTTGAGGCTGTGGCCGTGGCGATTGCGGCGATCTCGCTTGTGGTGGGCGGAATCGTCATCATGAACATCATGCTGGTGAGCGTGACGGAGCGGACGCGCGAGATCGGCGTGAGAAAGGCGCTGGGAGCGCGGCGCGGAGACATTCTGATTCAGTTTCTGATTGAGTCGGGCACGATGGCGCTGGCGGGCGGCGCAATTGGCGTCATCGGCGGCATGGTCGTGGCGCAGGTTGTGACGGTGCTGCTCGGGTTCCCGTCGACGATTGCGGTCTGGAGTATCTTTGCGGGACTGGTGGTTGCGGCGAGTGTTGGGATTTTCTTTGGCGTGTATCCTGCGCGGAAGGCCGCGGATTTGGACCCGATTGTGGCTTTACGTTCTGAGATTTGA
- a CDS encoding ArsR/SmtB family transcription factor, with amino-acid sequence MPARPPAQSINQRWCQSSEIREQKSRIAKFTLDITQVIHNYMVVDNLGTTFAALSDPTRRAMIERLSHGPASVHGLTEPFALSQQMISKHIAYLVRARIVIKTKRGRESVCTLRPEAIKTVSDWAISYRRFWEESFDKLDVVVNQMKKEEARDDRKHG; translated from the coding sequence TTGCCGGCTCGCCCACCTGCGCAGAGTATCAATCAGCGCTGGTGTCAGAGTTCAGAGATCAGGGAACAGAAATCAAGAATCGCCAAATTCACACTTGACATTACCCAGGTTATCCACAACTATATGGTTGTGGATAACCTGGGTACAACATTTGCGGCTTTGTCTGATCCAACCCGCCGGGCAATGATCGAACGACTCTCCCATGGGCCTGCCTCTGTGCATGGATTGACGGAACCGTTTGCACTCTCGCAGCAGATGATTTCAAAACACATTGCCTACCTGGTGCGGGCGCGGATTGTAATCAAGACGAAGCGTGGACGAGAGAGTGTGTGCACGCTTAGGCCAGAGGCGATTAAGACGGTCAGCGACTGGGCGATTAGCTATCGCCGATTCTGGGAAGAGAGTTTCGACAAACTGGATGTCGTTGTAAATCAAATGAAGAAAGAGGAGGCCAGAGATGACAGAAAACACGGTTAG
- a CDS encoding SRPBCC family protein yields MTENTVSEIERMVVTRVFDAPRELVWKAWTDPKYVMQWWGPKGFTAPVCEMDFRVGGKFLCCMKSPDGQEFWNAVEYHEIVPYEKIVSLMYFSDSKGNKIEPAQLGIEHEAIDGAYDVTIFEDLGNGQTKLTFIGNEPMESAKNSGQMEGWNQILDKLAAVIAELVQAK; encoded by the coding sequence ATGACAGAAAACACGGTTAGCGAAATTGAGCGGATGGTCGTTACAAGAGTTTTTGATGCCCCACGCGAGTTGGTTTGGAAGGCGTGGACAGACCCGAAGTACGTGATGCAGTGGTGGGGACCGAAGGGCTTTACTGCGCCCGTTTGCGAGATGGATTTTCGCGTTGGAGGAAAATTCCTCTGCTGCATGAAGTCGCCGGATGGGCAGGAGTTCTGGAATGCGGTTGAATACCACGAGATTGTTCCATACGAGAAGATCGTTTCCTTGATGTACTTTTCCGACTCGAAGGGAAACAAGATCGAGCCTGCGCAATTAGGAATAGAACATGAGGCTATAGACGGTGCGTACGACGTGACCATCTTTGAGGATCTCGGAAACGGCCAGACGAAACTTACCTTCATTGGAAATGAACCCATGGAGAGCGCGAAAAATAGCGGTCAAATGGAGGGCTGGAACCAGATACTCGATAAACTTGCTGCGGTTATTGCGGAGCTGGTGCAGGCGAAATAG